CAAAATTAATTTATGAGAAAGCTCGAAAACAAAGAACTTGACCGACTAACGGTTACCGATTTTAAAGAAGCTAAAAAAACACCAATCATTATTGTTTTAGATGATATTAGAAGTCTTCATAATATTGGTTCGGTTTTTAGAACTTCGGATGCTTTTCTAGTAGAAAAAATATATTTATGTGGAATTACAGCTGTTCCGCCAAATAAAGAAATTCACAAAACTGCTCTTGGCGCAACCGAAACCGTTGCTTGGGAATATGAAAAAGATGTTTTATCTGTAATAGAAAAATTAAAAAAAGAAAAAATTTCCGTTTTCGCTATTGAACAAGTAGAAAATGCTATTTTCTTAAATGATTTTAAGATTGAAAAAGATAAAAAATATGCTTTAGTTTTTGGCAATGAAGTTTTTGGAGTCAATCAAAAAGCCATTGAACTGTG
The window above is part of the Flavobacterium sp. PMTSA4 genome. Proteins encoded here:
- a CDS encoding RNA methyltransferase, whose amino-acid sequence is MRKLENKELDRLTVTDFKEAKKTPIIIVLDDIRSLHNIGSVFRTSDAFLVEKIYLCGITAVPPNKEIHKTALGATETVAWEYEKDVLSVIEKLKKEKISVFAIEQVENAIFLNDFKIEKDKKYALVFGNEVFGVNQKAIELCDGSIEIPQLGTKHSLNISVSTGIVIWDLFQKLKKC